In Sciurus carolinensis chromosome 16, mSciCar1.2, whole genome shotgun sequence, the genomic window taataccaaaaaaaagaaaagaaaagaaaaaagaaaaccggTTCTCACAGAATTGGATTCAATGAGTTAATATGTGGAAAACACTTTACACAGCATTTGGCACAGAGTAAATGTGTGAGCTATTACTTTTTCATCATGGTCCCATTTAACAGTATATCAttctccagggctggggctggggctcagtggtagggcacttgcctcgcacatgtgaggcactggattcgatcctcagcaccacataaaaataataaataaagaaattacatccataaaaaaaaaaaaaaaaagaaagaaaaagaaattacatccataaaaaaaaaatagtatatcaTTATTCTAATCCCTCCAGCCCCAATACAAAAACATTCTTTCTCCTCCAGGTGCCTTCAAATCACTTGACAAAGATGGCACTGGACAAATCCAGGTGAACATCCAAGAGGTAAGAACCCCCTTCTTGGGGTGTGGGTACTTGGAGAGACTCTGTCCTCAGCACTGTGTACCTGCTCAGAACTCTGGCCCCCTCTATCCTACTTCCTAACAATCCCTAGGTGAGGGCAGAGAAGAGGGTCTGGTATTCTGGGGTTCCCTGCTCCTCACTTTGTGCCTTCCTCTCTCCAGTGGCTACAGCTGACTATGTATTCCTGAATGGGAACCCTAGACCTGCCCCCTCACCGCCTCGCCACAGGAGCCACCACGGACCTTGGTTTCTGCCAAGGCCGATCCTGTCTGCAGTCACTTCTTCATAGGTCCTGCTACCCACAGACCTTTCCTTCACCCAGTCCTTGAAACCCAGTTTCTTAGTCAATAACCAGGGCCCATCATGCTCCAATATGCTGTACCCTGAGTGTTACCCTGACTCTAAGACGTTCTAGCACGTTCAGCCCAAGGGTCGCCCCACCCCTGCCACACCCCTCTCGTACACTCTCCATTACCTCTCTCCTGTACCTGTGCCGAGCCAAATATTCAGGTGGCTTCCATGCCCCAAGGCCCTGTCTCAGTTCTGAGATCACTGCAGTTCTCACATGCCCTGGCACACTCATTCAAGTTACCACCGAAGCAGCCAAATAAACTCCAGGCCATTGCAGGCCTGCACACCCCAGTGCCTTCGCCTGTACTCTGCTCACAGCCTGCTAGGCCCAGGAGGAAATAAATGTGTTCCAGTTGCTGCTCCCTATGTGATCTGTCTCCTGTTCTGGGAGTTTAGGGGTGGCTTGGGCTCTGGGGAAGAGAAAGAGTGGGTTAGGAGTCTAGCTCCATGCCTAGCCTCAAGATCTGTATATCTCCTAATCCTTTTCTCCTCTGCATCTTTTTCTCATTCTGGGTTCTAGTCACTCTGTAACCGGGTTCTTGCTGAGAATCCCACACAGGTCCTGTGGAGCCTGAGACTGAGACCCAAAAGCCCAGGTAGTCTCCACTTCTCCTTCCAGAGCCTGAGCTTGTAGGAGGTCTCAGTGCCACTCCTAATTCTGTTCCCCAGGGTCATGTTtgctcctctttcagctttgttcTTTGAGCCAGTTTCTGTCATCACTTCCCCCTGCCTCTTACGATGTCATTGGTTATACTCAGTGGCTTCCTTTCTCAGTGGGTCTCTGCAGGGGGAGGGGCTGCATCTGGGTTACAAAGCCTCTGTCCCACTCAAGGGTACCATTCCAGGTCCCCAAACCTGAAAGGGCAGCCTAGGGTGCTCTCTGAAGTCTTCGGCAAATAGCTGAGAAGCAGTAACATCCTGGTCCAGCATGAGGGACCAAGGGCCAGGGTAATGGACTCTCCACAGGACAGACATGGGAGGATGggctgggacacacacacacacacacacacacacacacacacacacagaggctggGTTCCAAGAAGTCAATTTATTGATGTTTGTTCAAGTCCCCTAGGTCCTCCAAGCTTCTTGATCTTACTTCTTGTGGGGGAAGGAGGCCCAGCCAAGGCAGTACAAGCTGTAGACAGTGCCTGGGATGGGAGAGTGGGGGTACAGAATGAGGCCCTAATTTCCCTTCCAGACCTCATCTCCCACTTTTAAGCCCTTctggtttcccagcaccatcctAGATCCCAGTTCAGTTCAGATGTCAGCTCCCTTTCCAAACAGAACCCCTGATGGAACCCCACCTCCCATCCTACAGGCCTTGATCAGGACCCCAGGTAGCATCCTTTCTAAGTGCCAACCTTGACTCCAGTCCCATCCACCAAACTTGGCCAGCTGAGGACTCAGTGCCTTCCCAGACTGCCAATCCCCAGCCCAGACTCTAGCAAAGTCCTCTCCCCAAATGCCAGCGGGAACCAGCCCCCTCTTCCACATGCAGATCAGGACCAGCAAGCCTGCACTCACCCCCCAGAGTCAGCGCCATAGTCAGTCGGTATAAGAGGTTGTCTGTTCCCCCGCCCTTCAAGTGTACAGGGAGGTCATTGTCCGCCTGAGTGGGAGTGAGGGATGAGAAAGGATGCTGGCTGCCACACTGACCTCAACCCCTCGCCTGGCTCAGAgaccctgcctgctgccctggttcttcccccaccccacataCCTGGAAGAGTTTCTGTTTCTCGGGCACTCGGTTCTGAAAGCGGTGACTGGCGGTTGAGCTGAAGGAGCGAATCAACGCCTGGGAGACCTGCGGGTACAGCAGGTAGATGGGTTGGAGGCACCTGAAGGGTCGTCCCTACATGGGGCTGGTGAGGCATGAACTTGAGGACCGTCCTATCCCTGGCAATGGTCCTGAAAGCAAGATTCAACTACCAGtgagggcagggaaggaggggcCTATCAAGAAAGGCCTAGAAGAATCTTAGTACCTAGAGAGGAAGGCTTGAAGGTTAGAAGGCTGTCTAGACGGTCCTGGAGATCAAGAGGACTCAAAAAGGGGCCTTCTGTTCTGGAAGTCCAAGTCCTGAGAATGAGGGTGGGGGTTCCTAGATTCATGGGAGGAAACTGTGTCCTGGCAATATCAAGACTAGGTTCCCTGGGAGTTTCTAGGTGGCCTAAGAAGTCCCAAGTAGTGGTAGGGGTTTCAGTGATGGAAAGGGAACCCTGAATGAAGGAGGTTTAAATCCGGGGCTCTGGACCATGTTAGCGGTCCTGGTTGCCTCAGAAGCTTGGGTTTTGGAGGAGGGTCCCAGACCCTGAAGGGGGCTCACGTTCCAAGGCCCCAGATCCTGGGATGTTTAAGGAGTCTTGTGTTATGGCCAGGGCTTCTGGGTTGGGGTTTCTGGCCCAGTCCGTGGGGGCCCTCACCCGCAAGGCCCTCATTCTGCGTCCTCCTCTTCTGCTGGAGTCACCTCCCCTCTCCGCCCAAGGACACACAGTGCCCTCCCTTCCCGGGGAATCCCAAGCCACGCCCGCCGCGCTCGCGGCAGGACAGCTGGCTGGGGACACGGCCTCCGCCCCGAGCTTGACGGCTGAGAGGATGTGACCTCCGCCCAGGCTGGGCTGCCGGGTGGGGAGCCCAGCAAATCGGATTTCCAAGGGGCACGCAGAGAAGACATTTCAGCCTGCCCGCGCGGTGGTAGTAGCATCCATATGTTTCTGTTGGTCCAATTGGAGAGGAAAGTCGTGCCAGGGACGCAAGTTTGGATTCTTTGCCTACAAAGTTGGTTATTGAAGAGCAAGTGAGGGCACTGAAAAACCGGGGTAGGAGCTCCACTCCATGGTTGATATAGTGATTGCACCTCAGAGCTTTAGTTTCCGTATTTGTAACACGAGGGAAAGTCAGGATCTTGTAAATGAGCTCATATGAGATACGAGAGCATAACTGAGCCAACACAGGaactgcagagaaaaaaaaaatgaccattatTTTTAGCGCTAAAGTATGTacgtgtgtatacatatgtatgtatatacacgtgtatatgtatgtatatgaacaTGTATACCTCCctacacacaatatatatatgtatgtatatatgtatatatatatatatatattgtgtgtgtgtatacatgtatatacatatatataaatatatatactttttttttcttttttttatttggtggtgctgaagatggagTCCAGGGTCTATTGCATCATGCTGGGCAATTGCTCCACCACCATCTGAGCTGTA contains:
- the LOC124966433 gene encoding cytochrome c oxidase subunit 7A1, mitochondrial, with the protein product MRALRVSQALIRSFSSTASHRFQNRVPEKQKLFQADNDLPVHLKGGGTDNLLYRLTMALTLGGTVYSLYCLGWASFPHKK